From one Ochrobactrum vermis genomic stretch:
- a CDS encoding KpsF/GutQ family sugar-phosphate isomerase, which yields MEKLDQIIPPADAEAAIASALRTIKTENAGLVALEEALNDGLSGPFVEAVKRIVASRGRLVVTGVGKSGHIGSKLAATFASTGTSAFFVHSAEANHGDLGMIGRDDVILAISWSGETAELKGIVNYSQRFRIPLIAITSREGSALGRAADVVLLLPKTAEACPHGLAPTTSTLMQLAIGDALAIALLEARGFTPSDFKTFHPGGSLGASLIHIRDIMHRGERLPLVKVGTSLPDAMKVLAQKSFGCVVVVDDGGDLAGIVTDGDISRNLSRNLAALAVDDIMTRKPKTVDQNMLATAALNTINENHIGALIVVEAGRPIGLVHFHDLLRIGAV from the coding sequence ATGGAAAAGCTCGATCAGATTATCCCTCCGGCAGACGCTGAAGCAGCCATCGCTTCGGCGCTGCGCACCATAAAGACCGAAAATGCGGGCCTTGTTGCGCTGGAAGAAGCGCTGAATGACGGCCTTTCCGGCCCATTTGTCGAAGCGGTGAAGCGTATCGTTGCATCGCGCGGGCGTCTGGTCGTTACGGGCGTCGGCAAAAGCGGCCATATCGGCTCCAAGCTTGCCGCCACTTTTGCCTCGACCGGCACCTCGGCATTTTTCGTTCATTCGGCGGAAGCCAATCACGGCGATCTCGGCATGATCGGCCGCGATGATGTCATTCTGGCCATTTCATGGTCGGGCGAAACGGCGGAACTGAAGGGCATCGTCAATTATTCGCAGCGTTTCCGCATTCCGCTAATCGCGATTACCTCGCGCGAAGGCTCGGCGCTTGGCCGCGCGGCGGATGTCGTGTTGCTCCTGCCGAAAACGGCTGAAGCCTGCCCGCACGGTCTGGCACCCACGACATCGACCTTGATGCAGCTTGCCATCGGCGATGCGCTGGCGATTGCGCTTCTGGAAGCGCGCGGCTTTACTCCAAGCGATTTCAAGACATTCCATCCCGGCGGTTCGCTGGGTGCAAGTCTCATCCATATTCGCGATATCATGCATCGCGGCGAACGCCTTCCATTGGTGAAGGTGGGTACGTCCCTACCGGATGCGATGAAGGTTCTGGCCCAAAAGAGCTTTGGCTGTGTGGTTGTCGTCGATGATGGTGGCGATCTGGCGGGCATCGTTACCGATGGAGACATATCGCGCAATCTGAGCCGCAATCTCGCGGCATTGGCGGTCGATGACATCATGACGCGCAAGCCGAAGACCGTGGATCAGAACATGCTGGCGACCGCAGCACTCAACACCATCAATGAAAATCATATCGGAGCGCTGATCGTGGTCGAGGCTGGACGCCCGATCGGGCTTGTACATTTCCACGACCTGTTGCGGATAGGCGCGGTCTGA
- the galU gene encoding UTP--glucose-1-phosphate uridylyltransferase GalU, whose amino-acid sequence MSSIRKIRKAVFPVAGLGTRFLPATKSIPKEMLTVVDKPVIQYVVDEAREAGIEHLIFVTGRNKAVIEDYFDAQVELYSTLAERGKTAELEHLQDIQPQPGTTSFTRQQVPLGLGHAVWCARELVGDEPFALLLPDMVMQSKKGCLKEMVELYEKTGGNVIAVQECDPEEAHKYGIVGKGEAIGSGFEITQMVEKPAKGTAPSNLYINGRYILQPEIFELLSKQEKGAGNEIQLTDAMLKLADAQKFFGFDYRGLTFDCGSKAGFIEANVAFALWRNDIRPSVESSIGNLLNTIKPA is encoded by the coding sequence ATGAGTTCTATCCGAAAAATTCGCAAGGCCGTCTTCCCTGTCGCTGGTCTTGGCACCCGCTTCCTGCCCGCCACCAAATCCATTCCCAAAGAAATGCTGACTGTCGTGGACAAGCCCGTCATCCAGTATGTGGTCGATGAGGCGCGCGAAGCGGGTATCGAACATCTGATTTTCGTCACCGGGCGAAACAAAGCGGTCATCGAAGACTATTTCGATGCACAGGTAGAGCTTTATTCTACGCTTGCCGAACGTGGCAAGACAGCGGAACTGGAGCATCTTCAGGATATCCAGCCGCAGCCGGGAACGACCAGCTTTACCCGACAGCAGGTACCGCTTGGCCTCGGCCACGCGGTCTGGTGCGCTCGGGAGCTCGTCGGTGACGAACCGTTTGCTCTCTTGCTGCCGGATATGGTCATGCAGTCGAAGAAGGGCTGCCTGAAGGAAATGGTCGAGCTGTACGAAAAGACCGGCGGCAACGTCATAGCCGTGCAGGAGTGCGATCCGGAAGAAGCCCATAAATATGGTATCGTCGGCAAGGGCGAAGCCATCGGAAGCGGTTTTGAGATCACGCAGATGGTCGAAAAGCCTGCCAAGGGTACGGCACCGTCCAATCTTTACATCAATGGTCGCTATATCCTTCAGCCGGAAATCTTCGAGCTTCTGAGCAAGCAGGAGAAGGGTGCCGGCAACGAAATCCAGCTCACGGATGCGATGTTGAAACTTGCCGATGCCCAGAAGTTTTTCGGTTTCGATTATCGAGGCCTGACATTCGACTGCGGCTCCAAAGCCGGCTTCATCGAAGCCAACGTTGCGTTTGCGCTGTGGCGCAATGACATTCGTCCTTCGGTCGAGAGCTCGATTGGCAATCTGCTGAACACCATCAAGCCTGCTTGA
- a CDS encoding GntP family permease produces the protein MQEFEQTMSAGALISIAVGAVLLLLLLIIRFRVHAFVALIIVSLLTALATGIPAGNILTTITSAFGSTLGGVALLVGLGAMLGRLLEISGGAQALADDLIRRFGEKRAPMALGIASLIFGFPIFFDAGLVVMLPVVFTVARRLKGSLLLYGIPVAAAFSVMHVFVPPHPGPVAASELLGADVGLLILVGIVVVIPVWFIAGHLFGVWIGKRINLPIPDSFDAGKNVDEAINPPSSSLVILLLLLPLVLIFINTGLDFARAQGWVDAQANWYQLARMIGSTPVALLISVLVASYVLGPRRGRDLASVERILDSALGPVCSIILITGAGGMFGGVLRASGIGDALSNAFANTGLPVIVAGFLIATILRVAQGSATVALITAAGLVQPAVQAAGYHGLETAAIVIALAAGSVMLSHVNDSGFWLVGRFFNMDVKTTLKTWTVLETLIGLLGFGMACILFWLA, from the coding sequence ATGCAGGAATTCGAGCAGACGATGAGTGCAGGCGCGCTCATCTCCATCGCGGTGGGCGCTGTTTTATTATTGCTTTTGCTCATCATCCGATTTCGCGTCCATGCATTCGTAGCGCTTATAATCGTCAGCCTCCTGACAGCGCTTGCGACGGGCATTCCGGCTGGCAATATTCTGACGACAATCACTTCCGCCTTTGGATCCACCCTTGGCGGTGTAGCGCTTCTGGTTGGTCTCGGCGCCATGCTGGGGCGGCTGCTTGAGATATCCGGCGGTGCACAGGCGCTTGCCGACGATCTCATCAGGCGGTTCGGAGAAAAACGCGCGCCCATGGCGCTTGGCATCGCGTCACTCATCTTTGGCTTCCCCATCTTTTTCGATGCGGGACTGGTCGTGATGCTCCCCGTCGTCTTCACCGTTGCGCGGCGTCTCAAGGGAAGCCTGCTTCTCTACGGTATTCCGGTCGCCGCAGCTTTTTCGGTGATGCATGTTTTCGTGCCGCCTCATCCAGGCCCGGTGGCCGCATCCGAGCTTTTGGGTGCAGATGTGGGGCTTCTAATTCTCGTGGGGATCGTGGTCGTCATACCTGTCTGGTTCATTGCCGGGCATCTTTTCGGCGTATGGATCGGCAAGCGGATCAATCTTCCGATCCCCGACAGTTTTGATGCCGGGAAAAACGTGGACGAGGCGATCAACCCTCCAAGCTCCAGCCTGGTCATATTGCTTCTCCTGCTGCCGCTGGTTCTGATCTTCATCAATACGGGTCTGGACTTTGCCCGCGCGCAAGGTTGGGTAGATGCCCAGGCCAACTGGTATCAGCTAGCGCGGATGATCGGATCGACACCGGTTGCTCTGCTGATTTCGGTGCTGGTCGCGTCCTATGTGCTGGGACCCCGGCGAGGTAGGGACTTAGCCAGTGTCGAACGCATTCTCGATTCGGCGCTCGGTCCGGTTTGCTCCATCATCCTGATTACGGGCGCTGGCGGAATGTTCGGTGGCGTCCTGCGTGCTTCCGGCATTGGTGACGCCTTGTCAAATGCGTTTGCCAATACCGGACTGCCCGTTATCGTGGCAGGCTTCCTGATCGCAACGATTTTGCGCGTTGCGCAAGGGTCGGCAACTGTGGCCCTGATAACAGCTGCCGGACTTGTTCAGCCTGCAGTTCAGGCTGCGGGTTATCACGGACTAGAGACTGCGGCGATAGTAATCGCACTTGCTGCAGGGTCGGTCATGCTCTCTCATGTCAACGATTCCGGTTTCTGGCTTGTCGGGCGCTTCTTCAATATGGACGTCAAGACGACGCTGAAAACCTGGACGGTTCTGGAAACCCTTATCGGGCTTCTGGGGTTCGGCATGGCGTGTATTCTGTTCTGGCTCGCTTAA
- a CDS encoding amino acid permease produces MNIASKPSADSHREEEPHLARNLSNRHLQLIAIGGAIGTGLFMGSGKTISLAGPSILLVYAVIGFMLFFVMRALGEILLSNLEYRSFADFAGDYLGPWAQFFTGWTYWLCWIVTGVADVVAVSGYVSFWFPELALWIPALGLIFTLLALNLPTVRNFGEIEFWFALIKIVAIVGLIIAGVYMLSTGFTLPNGSQASVAHLWNHGGFFPNGFLGFVAGFQIAVFAFVGIELVGTAAAETKDPVRNLPKAINSIPIRVVLFYLGALFVIITVIPWDQVDPSSSPFVAMFSLAGLGIAAHVVNFVVLTSATSSANSGIYSTSRMIYGLATSKLAPKALGKLNERKVPVNSLFFSCIFLLAGVVLLYAGQSIIEAFTIVTTISALLFIFIWSIILASYLQYRRKRPDLHEKSTFKMPGGRPAVVMVFAFFAFILWALAQEPDTAAALKVTPFWFVFLAIAYLVMKARRSQG; encoded by the coding sequence ATGAACATCGCATCCAAACCTTCTGCCGATTCACATCGGGAGGAGGAACCCCATCTTGCACGTAACCTGTCCAACAGACACCTGCAACTGATCGCCATTGGCGGCGCGATCGGCACCGGCCTTTTCATGGGCTCGGGCAAAACCATTTCGCTGGCTGGCCCTTCGATCCTGCTCGTTTATGCGGTGATCGGCTTCATGCTGTTTTTCGTGATGCGCGCATTGGGCGAAATCCTGCTGTCCAACCTCGAATATCGCTCCTTTGCGGATTTCGCAGGCGACTATCTCGGCCCTTGGGCGCAGTTCTTCACCGGCTGGACCTACTGGCTTTGCTGGATCGTGACCGGCGTAGCAGACGTGGTGGCGGTGTCGGGCTATGTATCATTCTGGTTTCCGGAACTTGCGCTTTGGATACCTGCACTTGGGCTGATCTTCACGCTTCTGGCGCTGAATTTGCCCACCGTGCGCAATTTCGGTGAAATCGAATTCTGGTTCGCGCTCATCAAGATCGTCGCCATCGTCGGGCTGATCATTGCTGGCGTCTATATGCTTTCGACCGGCTTTACCCTGCCTAATGGCAGCCAGGCATCGGTTGCGCATTTGTGGAACCATGGCGGGTTCTTCCCCAATGGCTTCCTCGGCTTTGTCGCCGGTTTCCAGATCGCGGTCTTCGCCTTTGTCGGCATCGAACTGGTCGGCACCGCCGCCGCCGAAACCAAGGACCCGGTGCGCAATCTACCGAAGGCAATCAATTCGATCCCGATCCGCGTGGTGCTGTTCTATCTCGGCGCGCTGTTTGTGATCATCACCGTGATCCCGTGGGATCAGGTCGATCCAAGCTCCAGCCCGTTCGTCGCCATGTTCTCGCTGGCCGGTCTCGGCATTGCCGCGCATGTGGTGAATTTTGTCGTGCTGACTTCGGCAACGTCAAGCGCGAATTCCGGCATCTACTCCACCTCGCGTATGATCTACGGCCTCGCCACTTCGAAGCTCGCGCCGAAGGCACTCGGCAAGCTGAACGAGCGGAAAGTACCAGTCAATTCGCTATTCTTCTCGTGTATTTTCCTGCTGGCGGGCGTGGTTCTGCTCTATGCAGGCCAGAGCATCATTGAAGCCTTCACGATTGTTACGACGATCTCAGCTCTGCTCTTCATCTTCATCTGGTCGATCATTCTGGCGTCTTACCTGCAATATCGCCGCAAGCGCCCCGACCTGCATGAGAAATCCACGTTCAAAATGCCGGGCGGACGTCCAGCCGTTGTCATGGTCTTTGCGTTCTTCGCCTTCATTTTGTGGGCACTTGCACAAGAGCCTGATACCGCAGCAGCCCTGAAGGTCACGCCATTCTGGTTCGTGTTCCTGGCCATTGCCTATCTCGTGATGAAGGCGCGGCGCAGCCAAGGCTGA
- a CDS encoding SGNH/GDSL hydrolase family protein — protein MRANRTVTKLVKAFSIVLAIAALLFSGIITASAQERPRTLFDLLFGSRQAQPQRQYEQRAPQRARPKAKRPKATSPASRPTPPPAASPAVEFVEKKPDAKKVLVVGDFIGNGLAEGLDVAFASDADLQVVTRINGSSGFVRNDHFNWPENIGKILEEEKPAAVVIMIGSNDRQAITEKGASLPPRSPEWNEEYQKRVAAFIKVISDKHFPLVWIGQPPFRPKGMSQDMLALNEIYRTATEKAGGKFADVWDGFVDDDGNFTQTGFDINGQTARLRGNDGINITSAGKRKLAFYAEKPLRAYLGGAKEEDQPLPAAGAHDPSKPVDRVAPVSIRDIDKDESGVLLGGSLARPQATRPAHTESKPSPGRADDFSWPHKSANP, from the coding sequence ATGCGCGCAAATCGGACTGTGACCAAGCTTGTGAAAGCTTTCAGCATCGTGCTGGCAATTGCAGCATTGCTGTTTTCCGGTATCATCACTGCATCCGCACAGGAGCGTCCGCGCACGCTTTTCGATCTTCTGTTCGGGTCACGGCAGGCGCAACCACAACGTCAATATGAACAGCGTGCCCCACAACGCGCCCGACCGAAGGCGAAGCGCCCCAAAGCAACTTCTCCCGCTTCCCGCCCGACACCACCGCCAGCGGCAAGCCCCGCGGTTGAATTCGTCGAGAAAAAGCCGGATGCAAAGAAAGTGCTTGTCGTCGGCGACTTCATCGGCAACGGTCTGGCCGAAGGCCTTGACGTTGCTTTCGCGTCCGACGCCGATCTCCAGGTCGTGACCCGGATAAACGGCTCTTCCGGCTTTGTGCGCAACGATCATTTCAACTGGCCCGAAAATATCGGCAAGATACTGGAGGAGGAGAAACCTGCTGCAGTTGTGATCATGATCGGCTCCAACGACAGACAGGCGATCACCGAGAAGGGCGCAAGCCTGCCGCCCCGATCACCGGAATGGAATGAAGAATATCAAAAGCGGGTCGCCGCTTTCATCAAGGTCATCAGCGACAAGCACTTTCCTCTGGTGTGGATCGGCCAGCCGCCCTTCCGCCCGAAAGGCATGTCGCAGGATATGCTGGCGCTCAATGAAATATATCGCACAGCCACCGAAAAGGCTGGCGGCAAGTTCGCCGATGTCTGGGACGGATTTGTCGACGACGACGGAAATTTCACGCAGACTGGCTTCGATATTAACGGCCAGACCGCGCGTTTGCGCGGCAACGACGGCATCAACATCACATCAGCCGGCAAGCGCAAGCTGGCCTTCTATGCGGAAAAACCGCTCCGCGCCTATCTCGGCGGCGCAAAGGAAGAAGACCAGCCACTGCCTGCTGCGGGCGCACATGATCCGTCAAAACCGGTTGACCGCGTGGCGCCGGTCAGTATTCGCGACATCGACAAGGATGAGAGCGGCGTTCTGCTCGGTGGGAGCCTTGCGCGCCCGCAAGCCACGCGCCCAGCCCACACTGAAAGCAAACCGTCACCCGGAAGGGCCGATGATTTTTCCTGGCCACACAAGAGTGCAAATCCCTAA
- a CDS encoding NfeD family protein, translating into MIIEFLSGLGIWNWLVFGLVLLILEISAPGFFFIWFGLAALVTGALAFLLSSTTGFGWQFQTVVFLVLAVIFVLIGRRFFGSRSSDAAEPFLNRRGEQLVGQRATLTEPIINGRGRIRINDTMWRVKGPDLPTGTEVHVIAFDPVSLEIEVAE; encoded by the coding sequence ATGATTATTGAGTTTCTGTCCGGTCTCGGCATCTGGAACTGGCTCGTTTTCGGGCTGGTTCTGCTCATTCTGGAAATCTCGGCGCCCGGCTTTTTCTTCATCTGGTTCGGGCTTGCTGCACTTGTAACGGGTGCACTGGCCTTTCTGCTGTCTTCAACGACGGGGTTTGGCTGGCAGTTTCAGACCGTTGTATTTCTGGTTCTTGCCGTCATTTTTGTGCTGATAGGGCGCCGCTTTTTCGGTTCACGCAGCAGTGACGCCGCCGAACCTTTTCTCAATCGTCGCGGCGAGCAGCTTGTCGGCCAGCGCGCCACACTGACGGAGCCGATCATCAACGGTCGTGGACGTATCCGTATCAATGATACGATGTGGCGCGTGAAAGGGCCAGATCTGCCAACCGGAACAGAAGTTCACGTGATCGCTTTCGATCCGGTTTCGCTGGAGATTGAAGTTGCTGAATAG
- a CDS encoding glutamate synthase subunit beta, with translation MGKVTGFLEIDRQVAKYQPASDRIRHFREFTIPMTDGEVQKQAARCMDCGIPFCHGPTGCPVHNQIPDWNDLVYNNNWDQAIRNLHLTNNFPEFTGRVCPAPCEEACTLNLEDTPVAIKTVEQALGDKAYELGYIVPQPAANKTGKSVAIIGSGPAGLAAAQQLARAGHMVDVYERESRPGGLLRYGIPDFKMEKHHIDRRVAQMEGEGVRFLCGVNIGVDKPLRGLLDTYDAVLYSGGSETPRPAGIPGADLEGVFDAMPYLVQQNRRVGRENIESVAWTSTPILAGGKHIVVVGGGDTASDCVGTAFRQGAVNVTQLDIRPQPPEKEDKLSVWPYWATKMRTSSSQAEGAAREFQVATLEFIGEEGRLTHVKCCQVDEKRKPIAGSEFFIKADLAFIAIGFAGPGEDSVVKELGDKLDVATDRRGSKSVKANERDYRTNVDKLYAAGDIRRGQSLVVWAIREGRQAAHAIDADLMGSSVLPR, from the coding sequence ATGGGTAAGGTAACTGGTTTTCTAGAGATCGACCGTCAGGTGGCAAAGTACCAGCCGGCGTCGGATCGTATCCGCCACTTCCGCGAGTTCACCATTCCGATGACGGATGGTGAAGTGCAGAAGCAGGCCGCGCGCTGCATGGATTGCGGCATTCCGTTCTGCCATGGGCCGACGGGCTGCCCGGTGCACAACCAGATCCCGGACTGGAACGATCTGGTCTATAACAACAATTGGGATCAGGCGATCCGCAACCTGCATCTGACCAATAATTTTCCGGAATTTACCGGTCGCGTCTGCCCCGCGCCTTGCGAGGAAGCCTGCACGCTGAACCTCGAAGACACGCCGGTTGCGATCAAGACGGTTGAGCAGGCGCTGGGCGACAAGGCCTATGAGCTTGGCTATATCGTGCCGCAGCCTGCCGCCAACAAGACCGGCAAGTCGGTCGCCATCATCGGTTCCGGTCCGGCTGGACTTGCCGCTGCACAGCAGCTGGCGCGCGCTGGTCACATGGTCGATGTCTATGAGCGCGAAAGCCGCCCCGGCGGCCTGCTGCGTTACGGCATTCCGGATTTCAAGATGGAAAAGCACCACATCGACCGCCGCGTGGCGCAGATGGAAGGTGAGGGCGTCCGCTTCCTGTGCGGCGTGAATATCGGCGTCGATAAGCCGCTGCGCGGTCTTCTCGATACCTATGACGCCGTGCTTTACAGCGGCGGTTCCGAAACCCCGCGCCCGGCAGGCATTCCCGGTGCCGATCTGGAAGGCGTTTTCGACGCCATGCCTTATCTGGTGCAGCAGAACCGCCGCGTCGGTCGCGAGAACATCGAGTCCGTCGCCTGGACTTCGACGCCAATTCTGGCAGGTGGCAAGCACATTGTTGTCGTTGGTGGCGGTGATACGGCTTCCGACTGCGTTGGCACAGCTTTCCGTCAGGGTGCGGTCAATGTCACCCAGCTCGATATTCGCCCGCAACCGCCGGAAAAGGAAGACAAGCTCAGTGTCTGGCCTTACTGGGCGACCAAGATGCGCACCTCTTCCAGCCAGGCTGAGGGTGCTGCGCGCGAATTTCAGGTCGCAACACTGGAATTCATCGGCGAAGAAGGCCGCCTGACCCATGTGAAGTGCTGCCAGGTGGATGAGAAGCGCAAGCCGATTGCCGGTTCGGAATTCTTCATCAAGGCTGATCTTGCTTTCATCGCCATCGGCTTTGCCGGTCCGGGTGAGGATAGCGTCGTTAAGGAACTGGGCGACAAGCTTGATGTCGCAACCGATCGTCGCGGCTCGAAGTCGGTCAAGGCCAATGAGCGTGACTATCGCACCAATGTCGACAAGCTCTATGCCGCAGGCGATATCCGTCGTGGTCAGTCGCTGGTCGTCTGGGCAATCCGCGAAGGCCGTCAAGCCGCGCACGCCATTGATGCCGATTTGATGGGAAGCTCTGTTCTGCCTCGCTAA
- a CDS encoding outer membrane beta-barrel protein: MLFAKALSGGSTPIARRLRCLFLSGVAMAISHGPSFAQEAYLRGSVGEDVLSASSPETLANRGLAAPGYDNGAGEAPDDSYTPPENTPATDPATTAQTGRAVSVPQDRQTLQPDNMRVGSVDTETSDETGRAQRENLRQSPEQGRYITQEADPFAPVGIRTGSFILRPSLEQGIRATTNGDSSATGSSAVLNETTLRLNAQSDWARHQATLDASGTWAKSISGEDVSEPQVDIQGKLRFDLGDQTTVNTGAGYRLRRESASSPNGVVDALQRPLVHTLNGSLGIERDMGLIFGSATGRVEHNIYGDAELSSGGTVTQKDRDNTYASITLRGGFSLSPAIKPFTEVELGKRIFDEKVDSNGYERSGSQFALRGGMMLDMGEKLNGEFAAGYMRANSDDSRLSDISGPSINAALNWSPLRGTDVRLYAQTIVDTSTTPGIAGSLLHFASLDVTRRIRSDLSLNGRLDANIRQNKDGTGTDYTIGAQIGATYWINRFVGLDARLRHEFLTSRISDREYTADSVYLGVKVQR; this comes from the coding sequence ATGCTTTTTGCCAAGGCCCTATCCGGCGGTTCGACGCCCATTGCCCGCAGGCTGCGATGCCTGTTTCTGTCGGGCGTGGCGATGGCAATCAGCCACGGCCCTTCCTTTGCTCAGGAGGCTTATCTGCGCGGAAGCGTAGGCGAAGACGTGCTTTCTGCATCCTCACCGGAAACGCTTGCAAATCGCGGGCTTGCCGCACCTGGATATGACAATGGCGCCGGTGAAGCGCCTGACGACAGTTATACGCCGCCTGAAAACACACCCGCGACTGACCCGGCAACCACGGCGCAAACCGGTCGGGCAGTTTCCGTTCCGCAGGACCGCCAAACACTACAGCCCGACAATATGCGTGTCGGCTCGGTCGACACCGAGACAAGCGACGAAACGGGCCGGGCGCAACGCGAAAATCTCCGGCAGTCGCCCGAGCAAGGTCGCTACATCACACAGGAAGCCGACCCATTCGCACCGGTCGGGATTCGCACCGGCTCGTTTATCCTGCGACCGTCGTTGGAACAGGGTATCCGTGCCACGACGAACGGCGACAGCAGCGCAACCGGTTCCAGCGCTGTTCTCAACGAAACCACATTGCGGCTCAACGCGCAGTCGGATTGGGCACGCCATCAGGCAACACTTGACGCATCGGGCACCTGGGCCAAATCCATTTCGGGCGAAGACGTCTCCGAACCGCAGGTCGACATTCAGGGTAAGCTGCGCTTCGATCTCGGCGATCAAACGACCGTCAACACCGGTGCCGGATATCGGCTGCGTCGCGAAAGCGCGTCGAGCCCCAACGGTGTGGTCGACGCCTTGCAGCGTCCTCTGGTTCACACCCTCAACGGAAGTCTCGGCATCGAACGCGACATGGGCCTGATCTTCGGTAGTGCAACCGGGCGGGTTGAACACAATATCTACGGCGACGCAGAATTGTCGTCCGGCGGCACCGTCACTCAGAAAGACCGCGACAACACCTATGCCAGCATCACGTTGCGCGGCGGCTTTTCCTTGTCCCCGGCGATCAAGCCCTTCACCGAAGTGGAACTGGGCAAGCGTATCTTCGACGAGAAAGTGGACAGCAACGGTTACGAGCGCAGCGGATCGCAATTCGCACTGCGCGGCGGCATGATGCTGGATATGGGCGAGAAGCTGAACGGCGAATTCGCCGCCGGTTACATGCGCGCCAACAGTGACGATTCTCGTCTCAGTGACATTAGCGGTCCTTCGATCAATGCAGCGCTCAACTGGTCGCCGCTGCGCGGAACCGATGTGCGGCTCTATGCACAAACAATTGTCGACACCTCGACCACGCCTGGCATTGCCGGGTCGCTCCTGCATTTTGCAAGCCTTGATGTGACCCGTCGCATACGCTCCGATCTGAGCCTCAACGGCAGGCTTGATGCCAACATCCGGCAGAACAAGGATGGCACCGGGACCGATTACACAATCGGTGCGCAGATCGGCGCAACCTACTGGATCAATCGTTTCGTTGGGCTTGATGCACGCCTGCGTCACGAATTCCTGACAAGCAGGATATCTGACCGCGAATATACGGCCGACAGCGTCTATCTCGGCGTGAAGGTTCAGCGCTAG
- a CDS encoding lytic murein transglycosylase, producing MLRFPFTVGQTLKLKAAATVAIAVLASTLTTGSALADAKFRQWVASFRPVAINAGVSPSTFDRAFRGVDAPDPVVLQKARYQPEFTEPVWNYVDNRVNEQSVSVGQNMARKWGPWLQRIEQRFSVDRNILLAIWSMESNYGEILKRDDVMRDAVRSLATLAYADQRRAKYGRTQLIAAMKILQTGDIDRGHLSGSWAGALGHTQFIPTSYQAYAVDIDGNGKRDIWNSVPDALGTAANLLHRNGWQPGRSWGYEVALPQGRKFPSGSLSIAEWQKIGLVRANGRAFPDPSEKATLKVPDGRQGPAFLMTKNFFVLKRYNNADKYALAVGLLADRIGGYQGLRQDWNRPFTPITMNERQELQTHLKALGYYDGNIDGKIGSTSRAAIEAFQQRNGLQPDGHPSKEVLSVLRRR from the coding sequence ATGCTGCGATTTCCATTCACGGTGGGCCAAACGCTGAAGCTGAAAGCAGCTGCAACGGTTGCGATAGCTGTGCTCGCCTCCACACTGACAACCGGCTCCGCTTTGGCCGATGCAAAATTTCGCCAGTGGGTCGCCAGTTTTCGTCCTGTCGCCATAAATGCAGGTGTTTCGCCTTCCACTTTCGATCGCGCATTCCGCGGTGTCGATGCACCGGATCCGGTCGTACTTCAGAAGGCACGCTATCAGCCTGAATTTACCGAGCCTGTCTGGAACTATGTTGACAACCGCGTGAACGAGCAATCCGTCTCCGTCGGCCAGAACATGGCCCGCAAGTGGGGACCATGGCTCCAGCGCATTGAGCAGCGGTTCTCGGTCGATCGCAATATCCTGCTCGCCATCTGGTCGATGGAAAGCAATTACGGCGAGATTCTCAAGCGCGACGATGTCATGCGCGATGCCGTGCGTTCGCTGGCAACGCTCGCCTATGCGGACCAGCGCCGCGCCAAATATGGCCGCACACAGTTGATTGCCGCGATGAAGATTCTCCAGACCGGCGATATCGACCGCGGACATCTTTCCGGCTCCTGGGCTGGTGCGCTCGGCCACACGCAGTTCATCCCGACCAGCTATCAGGCCTATGCCGTCGACATAGACGGTAACGGCAAGCGCGACATATGGAACTCTGTTCCCGATGCGCTGGGCACTGCGGCAAATCTGCTGCATCGCAATGGCTGGCAACCGGGTCGTAGCTGGGGTTACGAAGTCGCTCTACCGCAGGGGCGCAAATTCCCTTCGGGCTCGCTCTCGATTGCCGAATGGCAGAAAATCGGTCTCGTTCGCGCTAACGGACGTGCCTTCCCCGATCCTAGCGAAAAAGCAACCCTGAAAGTGCCGGATGGCCGTCAGGGTCCTGCCTTCCTGATGACGAAGAATTTCTTCGTGTTGAAGCGTTACAATAATGCCGACAAATATGCGCTTGCTGTCGGCCTTCTTGCGGATCGCATTGGCGGTTATCAGGGGCTGCGTCAGGATTGGAATCGTCCGTTTACGCCGATCACCATGAACGAGCGTCAGGAATTGCAGACGCATCTGAAGGCGCTCGGCTATTATGACGGCAATATCGATGGCAAGATCGGCTCCACCTCGCGGGCAGCTATCGAAGCCTTCCAGCAGCGCAACGGACTTCAGCCGGATGGTCATCCGAGCAAGGAAGTCCTGTCGGTTCTGCGCCGTCGCTAA